In a genomic window of Silurus meridionalis isolate SWU-2019-XX chromosome 27, ASM1480568v1, whole genome shotgun sequence:
- the ubac1 gene encoding ubiquitin-associated domain-containing protein 1, giving the protein MFVQEEKIFAGNVLKIHICTMEGTEWLEEVSEDTTIEKLKEKCLKHCAHGSLEDPKTITHHKLIHAATERILNETKTVADENLKDKDCLLLIKKRAPPVHPKMTDVSAEEKKKQESKAPDKDAILKATANLSTRHSDRTVTQHNIRDFQTELRKILVSLIEVAQKLLALNPDAVELFKKANAMLDEDDEERVDENALQQLTEMGFPESRAVKALRLNHMSVTQAMEWLIEHVDDPMVDMPLPGQEAQGAQGAAGSAAAAAGSAASASAATASAFVAAASASASVGPSPSNPGLQAAISSSSSSDEAKQDELTEIFKRIRRKREFRPDSRAVIALMEMGFDEKEVIDALRVNNNQQDAACEWLLGDRKPSPEELDKGIDINSPLFQAILENPVVQLGLTNPKTLLAFEDMLENPLNSTQWMNDPETGPVMLQISRIFQTLNRT; this is encoded by the exons ATGTTCGTGCAAGAAGAGAAGATCTTCGCTGGGAATGTGTTGAAGATCCATATCTGCACCATGGAGGGCACGGAGTGGTTGGAGGAAGTGAGTGAAGACACGACCATAGAGAAACTAAAGGAGAAATGCCTCAAGCAC TGTGCCCATGGGAGTCTGGAGGACCCCaaaaccatcacacaccacaaactTATTCATGCAGCTACAGAGAGGATTCTTAATGAAACCAAAACAGTGGCAGATGAAAACCTTAAAGATAAAG aCTGCTTGTTATTGATAAAGAAGAGGGCACCACCAGTACATCCAAAAATGACTGACGTATCTGCAGAAGAGAAA AAGAAGCAGGAGAGCAAGGCTCCTGATAAAGACGCTATCCTCAAAGCCACAGCGAATTTGTCCACACGCCACTCGGACCGCACCGTCACGCAGCACAACATCAGAGAC ttcCAGACAGAATTGAGGAAAATTCTGGTGTCGCTTATTGAGGTGGCGCAGAAACTCCTCGCTTTAAATCCAGATGCTGTTGAGCTTTTTAAAAAGGCCAATG CCATGTTGGACGAGGATGACGAGGAGCGTGTGGATGAGAATGCCCTGCAGCAGCTGACTGAGATGGGTTTCCCAGAGAGCCGTGCTGTCAAGGCACTGCGCCTCAACCA CATGTCTGTGACGCAGGCTATGGAATGGTTGATCGAGCACGTGGACGACCCCATGGTCGACATGCCCCTGCCAGGCCAGGAAGCTCAGGGAGCTCAAGGAGCAGCCGGATCTGCGGCAGCTGCAGCCGGATCTGCGGCATCTGCATCTGCGGCAACTGCATCTGCATTTGTGGCAGCTGCATCTGCATCTGCATCTGTAGGTCCGTCTCCCTCAAATCCAGGGCTGCAGGCAGCTATTTCCTCCTCGTCCAGCTCAGACGAAGCCAAGCAGGATGAGCTGACTGAGATCTTCAAAAGGATCCGGAGGAAACGAGAGTTCAGGCCGGACTCACGG GCAGTGATTGCATTGATGGAGATGGGGTTTGATGAGAAGGAAGTGATCGACGCCCTCCGGGTCAATAATAATCAACAGGATGCTGCT TGTGAATGGTTGCTTGGTGACAGAAAGCCTTCACCGGAGGAGCTCGATAAGGGCATCGACATTAACAGCCCTCTGTTTCAAGCCATACTGGAGAATCCTGTGGTCCAGCTCGGCCTCACAAACCCGAAAACACTGCTGG CGTTCGAAGACATGCTGGAGAATCCTCTGAACAGCACACAGTGGATGAATGACCCAGAAACCGGCCCTGTCATGCTTCAGATATCTAGAATCTTCCAGACACTCAACCGCACATAA